One window of the Chryseotalea sp. WA131a genome contains the following:
- the gwsG gene encoding grasp-with-spasm system ATP-grasp peptide maturase: MILILSSANNEETTNYVIDWLKKYKADFTRINGHDLESDSDVDVSLENSNLLLNTSLFKKPLDKIKIVWNRKWRDDDFYFFLNENKLIKPYLRKQLGGHLSSEFFAGTRALQIALKSKKWLTKPAYFRHSTSKFDVIKAAKSIGLSVPNTLVTNNKKALSRFMVKNGSLITKSLSEMEIFLLKKSGYALYTSQILRHELNNYPDRFFPSLFQQLIEKEYEIRAFYLAGTFYSMAIFSQSRNSTKFDFREYDFLNPTRQIPYKLPTKIEKKLQKLLQFLDINCGSIDLIRGIDGEYYFLEINPSGQFGMVSIPCNYFLEDVVAKYLVNEDN; encoded by the coding sequence ATGATACTCATCCTAAGCTCCGCTAACAATGAAGAAACAACAAACTATGTTATCGACTGGCTCAAAAAATATAAAGCAGACTTTACCCGAATAAATGGTCATGATTTAGAAAGTGATTCAGATGTGGATGTCAGTCTTGAAAACTCTAATCTGCTTTTAAATACAAGTCTTTTTAAAAAGCCACTGGATAAAATAAAGATCGTATGGAATAGGAAGTGGAGAGATGATGATTTTTACTTTTTCCTTAATGAAAATAAATTAATTAAACCTTATTTGAGGAAACAACTTGGCGGTCATCTGTCAAGTGAATTCTTTGCAGGCACCAGAGCACTTCAAATTGCCCTTAAATCGAAGAAATGGCTAACTAAGCCAGCATATTTTCGTCACTCGACTAGCAAGTTTGACGTTATTAAAGCAGCTAAATCTATCGGACTAAGTGTACCAAATACTCTTGTAACAAACAACAAGAAAGCACTATCAAGATTTATGGTAAAGAACGGAAGCTTGATAACTAAGTCCTTATCAGAAATGGAGATTTTTTTACTCAAGAAATCTGGCTATGCTTTATACACTTCTCAAATTTTGAGACATGAACTGAATAATTATCCAGATAGGTTTTTCCCATCTCTATTCCAACAACTTATCGAGAAAGAGTATGAGATTCGCGCCTTCTACCTAGCAGGGACTTTTTATTCAATGGCAATATTTTCTCAGTCCAGAAATAGCACAAAATTTGATTTTAGAGAGTATGATTTTTTAAATCCAACAAGACAAATACCCTATAAACTTCCAACTAAGATTGAAAAAAAATTACAAAAATTACTTCAATTTCTAGATATTAATTGTGGTTCGATAGATTTAATACGAGGAATTGATGGAGAATATTATTTTTTAGAAATAAACCCCAGCGGACAATTCGGCATGGTATCAATACCATGCAATTATTTTTTAGAAGATGTGGTTGCTAAATATTTAGTTAATGAAGACAATTAA